From Maribacter dokdonensis DSW-8, the proteins below share one genomic window:
- a CDS encoding L-threonylcarbamoyladenylate synthase, which translates to MAEFIRIYEENPNPKEIKKVVDVLRKGGLVIYPTDTVYGLGCDITNTKALEKIARIKGIKLAKANWSFICTDLSNLSDYVRQIDTATFKILKRALPGPYTFILPGNNNLPKEFKKKKTVGIRVPDNSIVKALVEELGNPIVSTSIRDDDDVLEYTTDPELIYEKWDNLVDVVIDGGYGGNVGSTIIDVSTGYPEVIREGKGSLDII; encoded by the coding sequence ATGGCAGAGTTCATCAGAATATACGAAGAGAATCCTAACCCCAAGGAAATAAAAAAGGTGGTGGATGTATTACGTAAAGGTGGTTTGGTCATTTACCCCACAGATACCGTATACGGTTTAGGTTGTGATATTACCAATACCAAAGCTTTGGAGAAAATAGCACGTATAAAAGGTATTAAACTGGCAAAAGCAAATTGGTCATTTATTTGTACAGATTTGAGTAACCTGTCAGATTACGTTAGACAAATAGATACCGCAACATTTAAAATTTTGAAAAGGGCATTGCCGGGTCCTTATACCTTTATTCTTCCTGGTAATAACAATCTACCTAAAGAATTTAAAAAAAAGAAAACCGTTGGTATTCGTGTTCCTGATAATAGTATTGTCAAAGCTTTGGTAGAAGAACTGGGCAATCCTATTGTCTCTACATCTATAAGAGATGATGATGATGTTTTGGAGTATACGACCGATCCTGAATTAATCTATGAAAAATGGGATAATCTTGTTGATGTCGTAATTGATGGTGGTTATGGGGGTAATGTAGGTTCTACTATAATAGATGTGTCTACCGGTTATCCAGAGGTAATAAGAGAAGGTAAGGGGAGTTTAGATATTATTTAA
- a CDS encoding ATP-dependent helicase, which translates to MSSFIDELNDAQKAPVLHKDGPLMVIAGAGSGKTRVLTYRIAYLMAQGVDSFNILALTFTNKAAREMKERIAHIVGASEAKNLWMGTFHSVFAKLLRIDGDKLGYPANFTIYDTQDSQRLIASIIKEMGLDKDIYKYKQIQNRISSFKNSLITVKAYRNDPDLVEQDAMAKKPRTGDIYENYVDRCFKAGAMDFDDLLLRTNELLTRYPDVLMKYQNRFRYILVDEYQDTNHSQYLIVKALADRFQNICVVGDDAQSIYSFRGANISNILNFQKDYDNVGMYRLEQNYRSTRNIVNAANSIIGKNQNQIEKVVWTDNDDGPSIKIHRSTTDAEEGRFVANSIWEHRMQQQMTNGQFCVLYRTNSQSRAIEDALRKRDIPYRIYGGLSFYQRKEIKDVLSYLRLVINPKDEEALKRVINFPARGIGGTTLDKLVVAANHYNRSIFEVMENIDRIDLKINSGTKRKLQDFVTMIKSFQVMNETTDAFALSEHVAKKTGILLEFKKDGTPEGIGKMENIEELLNGIKDFVEGQQEIDEATGNISEFLEDVALATDLDNDTGDDDRVALMTIHLAKGLEFPYVYIVGMEEDLFPSGMSMNTRSELEEERRLFYVALTRAEKQAYLTYTQNRYRWGKLIDAEPSRFLEEIDEKYVENLTPVDGGYRYKSLINADIFGEVDKSKLRQQKPVRGTPPSISQPNSGQLKKLRKIKPQLSEPVGNTNKIDPNLQEGSLINHTRFGRGKVVKIEGAGNDRKAEIMFDKGDIKKLLLRFAKLEVIG; encoded by the coding sequence TTGAGCTCATTTATAGATGAATTGAACGATGCCCAAAAAGCTCCTGTTTTGCATAAAGACGGACCTTTAATGGTTATTGCCGGGGCAGGGTCTGGAAAAACACGTGTATTAACGTATAGAATTGCGTATCTAATGGCGCAAGGTGTAGATTCCTTTAATATTTTGGCGTTAACCTTTACCAATAAAGCGGCACGTGAAATGAAAGAACGTATTGCGCATATTGTTGGTGCCAGTGAAGCTAAAAACTTATGGATGGGTACCTTTCACTCGGTTTTTGCAAAGTTATTGCGTATAGATGGAGACAAGTTGGGTTACCCAGCCAACTTTACAATTTATGACACACAAGATTCCCAAAGGCTAATTGCCTCTATCATCAAGGAAATGGGACTTGACAAGGATATCTACAAGTATAAGCAGATTCAAAATAGAATTTCATCATTTAAAAATAGTTTGATCACGGTTAAGGCCTACCGAAATGACCCAGATCTTGTTGAACAAGATGCTATGGCCAAAAAGCCAAGAACTGGAGATATTTATGAGAATTATGTTGACCGTTGCTTTAAGGCAGGGGCAATGGATTTTGATGATCTCTTATTACGAACCAATGAACTCTTGACACGTTACCCAGATGTGTTGATGAAATATCAGAATAGATTTAGATATATTTTGGTAGATGAGTATCAGGATACCAACCATTCACAGTACTTGATCGTAAAAGCATTGGCCGATCGTTTTCAGAATATATGTGTGGTAGGAGATGATGCTCAAAGTATATATTCTTTTAGAGGTGCGAACATCAGCAATATTCTGAACTTTCAAAAAGATTATGATAATGTAGGTATGTATCGCCTAGAGCAGAATTACCGTTCTACCAGAAATATCGTAAATGCGGCCAATTCCATCATCGGGAAAAACCAAAATCAAATTGAGAAAGTGGTTTGGACAGATAATGATGATGGGCCTTCAATTAAAATTCATAGAAGTACCACCGATGCTGAAGAAGGTAGATTTGTAGCAAATTCTATTTGGGAACATAGAATGCAGCAACAAATGACAAATGGTCAATTTTGTGTATTATATAGAACAAACTCCCAATCAAGGGCAATTGAAGATGCCTTGCGTAAAAGAGATATTCCATATCGTATTTATGGCGGACTGTCATTCTACCAACGTAAAGAGATCAAAGATGTTTTGTCATATCTACGTTTGGTCATCAACCCAAAAGATGAAGAAGCTTTAAAAAGGGTAATCAATTTTCCGGCAAGGGGTATTGGTGGTACAACATTGGATAAATTGGTGGTAGCCGCCAACCATTACAATCGTTCCATTTTTGAGGTCATGGAGAATATTGATAGAATTGATTTAAAAATTAATTCTGGTACCAAACGAAAGCTACAGGACTTTGTAACTATGATCAAAAGTTTTCAGGTAATGAACGAAACTACCGATGCTTTTGCGTTGTCTGAACATGTTGCCAAGAAAACAGGTATTCTTTTAGAGTTTAAAAAGGATGGAACTCCAGAGGGTATTGGTAAAATGGAGAACATTGAAGAACTTTTAAACGGTATTAAGGATTTTGTTGAAGGGCAACAGGAAATTGATGAAGCTACCGGTAATATTAGTGAATTTTTAGAAGATGTAGCTTTGGCTACTGATTTGGACAATGATACTGGTGATGATGATAGGGTTGCCTTAATGACTATTCACTTGGCAAAAGGATTGGAATTCCCTTACGTTTACATTGTTGGTATGGAAGAAGATCTTTTTCCTTCAGGAATGAGTATGAATACCAGAAGCGAATTAGAAGAAGAAAGAAGATTGTTCTATGTTGCTTTGACCAGGGCAGAGAAACAGGCGTATCTTACATATACACAAAATAGATATCGTTGGGGTAAGTTGATCGATGCCGAACCTAGTAGGTTTTTGGAAGAAATAGATGAAAAATATGTTGAGAACCTTACTCCTGTAGATGGTGGCTATCGTTATAAATCATTGATTAATGCAGATATTTTCGGTGAGGTAGATAAAAGTAAATTACGACAACAAAAACCGGTTAGGGGAACTCCACCATCTATAAGTCAACCAAATTCTGGTCAACTTAAAAAGCTGCGTAAAATTAAACCACAATTATCAGAACCAGTAGGTAATACCAATAAGATAGACCCTAATTTACAAGAAGGTTCTCTAATCAATCACACTCGTTTTGGGCGAGGTAAAGTGGTGAAGATTGAAGGCGCCGGAAACGATAGAAAGGCAGAGATAATGTTTGATAAAGGTGATATTAAGAAACTACTGCTTCGTTTCGCAAAGTTAGAAGTGATCGGATAG
- a CDS encoding OmpA family protein, which translates to MKKVLLGCLGVTLLLSSCVSSKKYADLEAKHKNAQDLLNSATVKLNDCLEEKATASSRLQTLEDQNAFLKANNQELINNMGNLTTLTTKGAENLEKSLESLQEKDLTIRKLNDAITRRDSVNLSLVQSLKGVLGNMDDEDIEISVEKGVVFVSISDKLLFSSGSYNVTSRAKEVLGKVAKVVNNKPDFEFMVEGHTDNVPYRGNGSLLDNWDLSVKRATAVVRILQNDFNVDPKRMTAAGRSEYVPVSTTEKSKNRRTRIVVLPKIDQFYSMIEEGMKDPAINK; encoded by the coding sequence ATGAAAAAAGTATTATTAGGATGTCTTGGAGTAACGCTTTTACTTTCTTCTTGTGTATCATCAAAGAAGTATGCCGATCTTGAAGCAAAACACAAAAATGCCCAAGATTTATTAAACTCTGCAACTGTAAAGTTAAATGACTGTTTAGAAGAGAAAGCAACAGCTTCATCTAGACTTCAAACTTTAGAAGATCAAAATGCGTTTTTAAAGGCAAACAACCAAGAGTTGATCAACAATATGGGCAACCTAACAACTTTGACTACCAAAGGTGCTGAGAACTTAGAGAAGTCTTTAGAAAGCTTACAAGAAAAAGATTTAACTATTCGTAAGTTAAATGACGCTATTACCCGTAGAGATTCTGTAAACCTTTCATTGGTACAGAGCTTAAAAGGTGTGTTAGGAAACATGGATGACGAGGATATTGAAATCAGCGTAGAAAAAGGTGTTGTTTTCGTATCTATATCAGACAAGCTTTTATTTAGCAGCGGTAGCTATAATGTTACAAGTAGAGCTAAAGAAGTTTTAGGAAAAGTAGCTAAAGTTGTAAATAACAAGCCTGATTTTGAATTTATGGTAGAAGGTCATACAGACAACGTTCCTTACAGAGGTAACGGTTCTCTATTGGATAACTGGGATTTAAGTGTTAAACGTGCTACAGCTGTTGTTCGTATTTTACAGAACGATTTCAATGTAGACCCTAAGCGTATGACTGCCGCTGGTAGATCAGAATATGTACCGGTATCTACAACTGAAAAATCTAAAAACAGAAGAACCCGTATCGTAGTTCTTCCAAAAATTGATCAGTTCTACAGCATGATCGAAGAAGGAATGAAAGATCCTGCAATCAACAAATAA